In Natronoarchaeum mannanilyticum, a genomic segment contains:
- a CDS encoding cysteine desulfurase, with protein sequence METTQSAPLDVERIREDFPILQRRVGDDVQLVYLDNAATTQTPNQVIDVFGDYYRGYNANVHRGIHHLSQEASIAYEEAHDRLAEFVGASGGREEMIFTKNTTESINLVAYAWGLNELGPGDRVVLTEMEHHASLVTWQQIAKRTGADVEYIRVDEDGRLDMDHAAELIDEDTQMVGAVHVSNTLGTVNPVADLAELAHDNDAYIFVDGAQAVPTRPVDVEAIDADFYAFSGHKMAGPTGVGGLYGKKEILEDMEPFLYGGDMITKVTYEDSTWNELPWKYEAGTPLIAEGIAMAEAADYLDELGMENIRKHEQELAEYAYDRLSEFDDIEIYGPEPGPDRGGLVSFNLDSVHAHDLASIMNDSAVAIRAGDHCTQPLHDKLGVAASARASFYVYNTREEIDVLIDAIDDARELFS encoded by the coding sequence ATGGAAACGACACAGTCCGCGCCGCTCGACGTCGAGCGCATCCGCGAGGACTTCCCGATCCTCCAGCGGCGGGTCGGCGACGACGTCCAACTCGTCTACCTAGACAACGCCGCGACGACCCAGACGCCGAATCAGGTCATCGACGTGTTCGGCGACTACTACCGCGGCTACAACGCCAACGTCCACCGGGGGATCCACCACCTCAGCCAGGAGGCCTCGATCGCCTACGAGGAGGCCCACGACCGTCTGGCGGAGTTCGTCGGCGCCTCGGGCGGCCGCGAGGAGATGATCTTCACCAAAAACACCACCGAGAGCATCAACCTCGTCGCCTACGCCTGGGGACTCAACGAGCTCGGACCCGGTGACCGGGTCGTGCTCACGGAGATGGAGCACCACGCCTCGCTGGTCACCTGGCAGCAGATCGCCAAGCGCACCGGCGCCGACGTCGAGTACATCCGCGTCGACGAGGACGGCCGACTGGACATGGACCACGCCGCCGAACTCATCGACGAGGACACGCAGATGGTCGGTGCGGTCCACGTCTCGAACACGCTCGGCACCGTGAACCCGGTCGCCGACCTCGCGGAGCTGGCCCACGACAACGACGCCTACATCTTCGTCGACGGCGCCCAGGCCGTCCCGACGCGGCCGGTCGACGTCGAGGCGATCGACGCCGACTTCTACGCGTTCTCGGGCCACAAGATGGCCGGTCCAACCGGCGTCGGCGGCCTCTACGGCAAGAAGGAGATTCTCGAAGACATGGAGCCGTTCCTCTACGGCGGCGACATGATCACGAAGGTCACCTACGAGGACTCGACCTGGAACGAACTCCCCTGGAAGTACGAGGCCGGCACACCCCTGATCGCGGAAGGCATCGCGATGGCGGAAGCCGCCGACTACCTCGACGAGCTCGGGATGGAGAACATTCGGAAGCACGAACAGGAGCTCGCCGAGTACGCCTACGACCGGCTCTCGGAGTTCGACGACATCGAGATCTACGGCCCCGAACCGGGACCGGACCGCGGCGGGCTCGTCTCGTTTAATCTCGACAGCGTCCACGCCCACGACCTGGCCTCGATCATGAACGACTCGGCGGTGGCGATCCGGGCGGGCGACCACTGCACGCAGCCGCTCCACGACAAGCTCGGCGTCGCCGCCTCCGCGCGGGCGTCGTTCTACGTCTACAACACCCGCGAGGAGATCGACGTGCTGATCGACGCGATCGACGACGCCCGGGAGCTCTTCTCGTAG
- a CDS encoding sensor domain-containing protein: MNERITTASEATSDWTAARAARWFFGVPLRPRTYANLAYLAFAFPLGLAYFVFLVVGFSVGASLLILLVGLPILLFVVFVASQIAAVERTLAEVLLDADIPADEAEPAEGPIEWLTGLLLNLGTWKGIAFLFSKFVIGIATFVALVTGASFALTLLLAPLHYGNEHVGIHFGRPVHVEIPDLIYQHDGWTVGLAMPFDATIQAGEVISTLADTVWGALLISAVGVLVALVVLHLFNALAWLCARYTELMLSRTPPSLLAEWRARQADAQTAGDR, from the coding sequence ATGAACGAACGGATCACAACTGCGAGCGAAGCGACGAGCGACTGGACCGCGGCGCGCGCCGCGCGATGGTTCTTCGGCGTCCCGCTGCGGCCCAGAACGTACGCGAACCTCGCCTACCTCGCGTTCGCGTTCCCGCTCGGGCTCGCGTACTTCGTGTTCCTGGTGGTCGGCTTCTCGGTCGGCGCCAGCCTGCTGATCCTGCTGGTCGGGCTGCCGATCCTCCTGTTCGTCGTGTTCGTCGCGAGCCAGATCGCGGCGGTCGAGCGCACGCTCGCGGAAGTGCTGCTGGACGCCGATATTCCCGCCGACGAGGCCGAACCGGCCGAAGGCCCGATCGAGTGGCTCACGGGATTACTCCTGAATCTGGGCACCTGGAAGGGCATCGCGTTCCTCTTTAGCAAGTTCGTCATCGGCATCGCCACGTTCGTCGCGCTGGTCACCGGCGCGTCGTTCGCGCTGACGCTACTGCTCGCGCCGCTGCACTACGGAAACGAGCACGTCGGGATTCACTTCGGCCGACCCGTCCACGTCGAGATCCCGGATCTCATCTACCAGCACGACGGCTGGACTGTCGGGCTCGCGATGCCGTTCGATGCGACGATTCAGGCCGGCGAGGTGATCTCGACGCTCGCCGACACGGTCTGGGGCGCCCTGCTGATATCCGCGGTGGGCGTGCTCGTTGCGCTGGTCGTCCTGCACCTGTTCAACGCGCTTGCGTGGCTCTGTGCCCGCTATACTGAGCTGATGCTCAGCCGGACGCCGCCGTCGCTGCTCGCGGAGTGGCGGGCGCGGCAGGCGGACGCTCAGACCGCGGGGGACCGATAG
- a CDS encoding PrsW family intramembrane metalloprotease yields MGEKRDPLQETADGEQDLYDVATWEPRSALDRAAVGIHRGIKLVAIYVVIALALGLLVAQLAASGYAIIGNPSLGVLTLLSAVPALALVGFLWRADPTVKEPLGPLAATFLLAVLFASFAAVLNTILRIPFSAVPVVGTVLFFFLIVGPVEETVKLLAVRLFAYRGDAFRTVVDGAVYGAVAGLGFATIENSLYITREFLAAASAGGVGQQLEVAAGTATQRAFVGPGHVIYSGFAGYYLGLAKFNPDDAGPIVVKGLVIAALIHATYNTLVGFLGLSFAALLVFIVVYDGLFGYLLYRKLARYRAEYGRASGGQSPRRAEATPDN; encoded by the coding sequence ATGGGAGAGAAACGCGATCCGCTGCAGGAGACCGCCGACGGGGAGCAGGACCTCTACGACGTCGCCACCTGGGAGCCCAGGTCCGCGCTCGATCGCGCGGCCGTCGGGATCCACCGGGGAATAAAGCTCGTCGCGATCTACGTCGTGATCGCGCTGGCGCTCGGGTTGCTGGTAGCGCAGCTCGCCGCGAGCGGCTACGCGATCATCGGGAATCCCTCGCTGGGCGTGCTGACGCTGCTGTCGGCCGTCCCGGCGCTGGCGCTGGTCGGGTTCCTCTGGCGCGCGGACCCGACCGTCAAGGAGCCGCTGGGACCGCTCGCCGCGACGTTCTTGCTGGCCGTGCTGTTCGCGAGCTTCGCCGCCGTCCTCAACACGATCCTCCGTATTCCCTTCTCGGCGGTGCCGGTCGTCGGTACCGTACTGTTCTTCTTCCTGATCGTCGGGCCGGTCGAGGAGACGGTCAAGCTGCTGGCGGTCCGGCTGTTCGCCTACCGGGGCGACGCGTTCCGAACGGTCGTCGACGGCGCGGTGTACGGCGCCGTCGCCGGGCTGGGCTTCGCGACGATCGAGAACTCGCTGTACATCACGCGGGAGTTCCTCGCGGCCGCGAGCGCCGGCGGGGTGGGCCAGCAACTGGAGGTGGCCGCCGGGACGGCCACCCAGCGCGCGTTCGTCGGCCCGGGCCACGTCATCTACTCGGGCTTCGCGGGCTACTACCTCGGACTGGCGAAGTTCAACCCAGACGACGCCGGCCCGATCGTCGTCAAGGGGCTTGTGATCGCGGCGCTGATCCACGCCACGTACAACACGCTCGTCGGGTTCCTGGGGCTGTCGTTCGCGGCGCTGCTCGTGTTCATCGTCGTGTACGACGGGCTGTTCGGCTACCTGCTGTACCGGAAGCTCGCCCGCTACCGCGCCGAGTACGGCCGCGCGAGCGGCGGTCAGTCGCCGCGGCGCGCCGAGGCGACGCCCGATAACTGA
- a CDS encoding DUF7521 family protein, whose product MSGAAPAPPVAAAALGLDAGGTIFLMGLVSAALGAFVAALAYRGYARNDSGPMLYLAVGVAFVTAIPFVLSYGVEWLTSASDGIVVLVITTCNIVGLTAIAYSLRRPGR is encoded by the coding sequence ATGAGCGGCGCGGCGCCGGCGCCGCCTGTAGCGGCTGCCGCGCTGGGGCTCGACGCCGGCGGCACCATCTTCCTGATGGGGCTGGTCAGCGCCGCGCTCGGGGCGTTCGTCGCGGCGCTGGCGTACCGCGGCTACGCCCGCAACGACAGCGGACCGATGCTGTACCTGGCGGTCGGCGTCGCCTTCGTCACCGCGATCCCGTTCGTCCTGTCCTACGGCGTCGAGTGGCTGACGTCGGCGTCCGACGGCATCGTCGTGCTGGTGATCACGACGTGCAACATCGTCGGGCTGACGGCGATCGCGTACTCACTGCGGAGGCCGGGGCGATGA
- the sufU gene encoding Fe-S cluster assembly sulfur transfer protein SufU, giving the protein MGMGSDMYRQQILDHYKNPRNYGELEDPTYTHVGENPMCGDEIRMDVALDEESGEIERVAFQGDGCAISQASASMLSSELQGTSIEELMEMDRDDVTEMLGVDISPMRVKCAVLAEKVAQDGYEIYEGEKDLDKTSTEE; this is encoded by the coding sequence ATGGGAATGGGCTCGGATATGTATCGACAGCAGATCCTCGACCACTACAAGAACCCCCGGAACTACGGGGAGCTCGAGGACCCCACCTACACGCACGTCGGCGAGAACCCGATGTGCGGCGACGAGATCCGGATGGACGTCGCGCTCGACGAGGAGTCGGGCGAGATCGAGCGCGTCGCGTTCCAGGGCGACGGCTGCGCGATCAGCCAGGCCAGCGCCAGCATGCTCTCCTCGGAACTCCAGGGAACGTCGATCGAGGAGCTGATGGAGATGGATCGGGACGACGTCACCGAGATGCTGGGCGTCGACATCAGCCCGATGCGGGTCAAGTGCGCCGTGCTCGCCGAGAAGGTCGCCCAGGACGGCTACGAGATCTACGAGGGCGAGAAGGACCTCGACAAGACCTCGACCGAGGAGTAG
- the corA gene encoding magnesium/cobalt transporter CorA produces the protein MRALVVSDGATTVRSPEDRESLAAVRDTPGLSWVDATGADPDALGELVDVFDIHPLSAEDVRSDLRAKVETFESYTFALLSEPGFGPDAGALVEQIEARTVGLFVGEDWLVTYAVEPIAAVDQIWSAAADSPAQFTDRGPDFTAYRVIRRLMEEYYRVIDDVEDHIEAIEDAVVEDPSPETLATINEVRADLLALRKLLWPARDAVAALAWDEGTYVREANRKYFRSTYDQLVELVELIETYRELASGSRDIYLNALSTSTNEVMKRLTVVATIILPLTFVAGIYGMNFEGSPYNMPELGWTYAYPAVMLGMLGVTAVMLAYFRQEGWL, from the coding sequence GTGAGGGCGCTCGTCGTCTCCGACGGTGCAACGACCGTCAGGTCGCCCGAGGACCGCGAGAGCCTGGCGGCGGTCAGGGACACGCCCGGCCTGTCGTGGGTCGACGCCACCGGCGCCGATCCGGACGCGCTCGGCGAGCTCGTCGACGTGTTCGACATCCACCCGCTGTCGGCCGAGGACGTCCGCTCGGACCTGCGCGCGAAGGTCGAGACGTTCGAGTCCTACACGTTCGCGCTGCTGAGCGAGCCCGGATTCGGGCCGGACGCCGGGGCGCTGGTCGAACAGATCGAGGCCCGGACCGTCGGCCTGTTCGTCGGCGAGGACTGGCTGGTCACCTACGCGGTCGAGCCGATCGCGGCCGTCGACCAGATCTGGTCGGCGGCGGCCGACTCGCCCGCGCAGTTCACCGATCGCGGTCCCGACTTCACGGCCTACCGCGTCATCCGCCGGCTGATGGAGGAGTACTACCGGGTGATCGACGACGTCGAGGACCACATCGAGGCGATCGAGGACGCCGTCGTCGAGGATCCCTCGCCCGAGACGCTGGCGACGATCAACGAGGTCCGGGCGGACCTGCTCGCGCTCCGGAAGCTGCTGTGGCCCGCGCGGGACGCCGTCGCCGCGCTGGCGTGGGACGAGGGCACCTACGTCCGCGAGGCCAACCGCAAGTACTTCCGGAGCACGTACGACCAGCTGGTCGAACTGGTCGAGCTCATCGAGACGTACCGCGAACTCGCCAGCGGCTCGCGGGACATCTACCTCAACGCGCTGTCGACCTCCACCAACGAGGTGATGAAGCGCCTGACCGTCGTCGCGACGATCATCCTCCCGCTGACGTTCGTCGCCGGTATCTACGGGATGAACTTCGAGGGGAGCCCCTACAACATGCCCGAACTCGGCTGGACCTACGCCTACCCCGCCGTGATGCTGGGGATGCTCGGCGTCACCGCGGTGATGCTGGCGTACTTCCGACAGGAAGGGTGGCTCTGA